The Fundulus heteroclitus isolate FHET01 chromosome 13, MU-UCD_Fhet_4.1, whole genome shotgun sequence genome contains a region encoding:
- the si:dkey-220f10.4 gene encoding tubby protein homolog — translation MEDPDIRQQKLDNQRALLMKKQQKKRADTQMVVANRDARQKNRKHKTVNSEEMPLLISQSLSSTSLSDQVEHAHDNPLDEITLGEGDVKASLALDEMPPEKPATPKKMDLEIDQEPEVNGEGENVALEEEKKTTKKDVKKDKTKRVEQTEEELEKEKEKKEKKPKKKDKVTECVDTQKKTKQERKKKHLQDDLVPETKSEVKEATPQNKPNESDKEDEEEPQEPDPPSPMKRKTLDTSRCQISDDSKDEEVQKESKQKKEKKSKKAEKTESSLASYNSNSRETSSSCSEHNERVTSPMSVEDLEKFALRPAPRDVTIQCRVTRDRRGVEKGIYPTYYLHMEKEDGKRVFLMAGRKRKKCKTSNYLISIDPTNLSRDTNSYIGKLRSNVLGTKFTVYDGGENPEKKPFIKESESVRQELAAICYETNVLGFKGPRKMTVIVPGMLENDERVSIRPTNELETLLVRHANGNTDKLVTLVNKSPSWNEQTQSYVLNFHGRVTQASVKNFQIIHPDNEDYIVMQFGRVAEDVFSMDYSFPMCALQAFAITLSSFDGKLACE, via the exons ATGGAGGACCCTGACATTCGGCAACAGAAGCTGGACAACCAG CGAGCTCTTTTGatgaaaaagcagcaaaagaagAGAGCGGACACTCAAATGGTGGTGGCCAACAGAGATGCTCGCCAAAAGAATCGAAAGCACAAAACTGTGAACTCGGAAGAGATGCCTCTACTGATCTCTCAGTCCCTGAGCAGCACCTCACTGAGTG aTCAAGTAGAACATGCCCATGATAACCCCCTGGATGAAATCACACTGGGTGAGGGTGACGTGAAAGCAAGCTTGGCTTTGGATGAAATGCCTCCAGAAAAGCCTGCTACTCCCAAAAAGATGGATTTAGAGATCGACCAAGAGCCTGAGGTGAATGGCGAAGGAGAGAATGTGGCCcttgaagaggaaaaaaagacaacaaagaaagatgtgaaaaaagacaaaaccaaac gggtggaacaaacagaagaggagctagaaaaggagaaggagaagaaggagaaaaaaccTAAGAAAAAGGACAAAGTCACAGAATGCGTAGACACACAGAAGAAGACCAAACAAGAACGTAAAA AGAAGCATTTGCAAGACGATTTAGTTCCTGAGACGAAATCAGAGGTGAAGGAGGCAACTCCACAGAATAAACCCAATGAAAGCGACAAAGAAGACGAGGAAGAGCCTCAGGAGCCCGATCCCCCATCACCCATGAAGAGAAAAACGCTGGATACAT CTAGGTGTCAAATAAGCGATGACAGCAAAGATGAGGAAGTCCAAAAAGAATCTaagcagaagaaagaaaaaaaatcaaagaaagcagagaagaCCGAGTCTAGTCTTGCATCATACAACTCCAACTCCAGGGAGACGTCATCGTCATGCAGTGAACACAACGAAAGG GTGACTTCTCCGATGTCCGTGGAGGATCTCGAGAAGTTTGCCCTTCGTCCCGCTCCAAGAGACGTGACGATCCAGTGCAGGGTCACAAGGGACCGGAGAGGCGTGGAGAAGGGCATCTATCCAACTTATTACCTCCACATGGAGAAAGAGGACGGCAAGAGG gTGTTTCTGATGGCgggcaggaaaagaaaaaagtgcaaaacttCCAACTATCTTATTTCCATTGACCCAACAAATCTATCCAGAGATACAAACTCCTACATCGGAAAACTAAG GTCCAATGTCCTGGGCACAAAGTTTACGGTCTACGATGGAGGTGAAAACCCAGAGAAAAAACCTTTCATTAAGGAGAGTGAGTCAGTGCGGCAAGAACTGGCAGCCATATGCTAC GAGACAAACGTTCTGGGCTTCAAGGGTCCAAGGAAAATGACAGTGATCGTCCCTGGCATGCTGGAGAACGATGAAAGAGTGTCCATTCGCCCCACAAAT GAGCTTGAGACTCTACTCGTCCGCCACGCCAATGGAAACACAGACAAACTGGTGACTTTGGTGAACAAATCCCCGAGCTGGAACGAGCAGACGCAGTCCTACGTGCTGAACTTCCACGGACGCGTGACGCAGGCCTCGGTCAAAAACTTCCAGATCATCCATCCAGacaacg AGGATTACATTGTGATGCAATTTGGCCGCGTGGCGGAGGACGTCTTCTCCATGGATTACAGCTTTCCTATGTGTGCCCTCCAAGCCTTTGCCATCACGCTCTCGTCCTTTGACGGCAAGCTGGCATGCGAGTAA